A region from the Acyrthosiphon pisum isolate AL4f chromosome A1, pea_aphid_22Mar2018_4r6ur, whole genome shotgun sequence genome encodes:
- the LOC100160601 gene encoding uncharacterized protein LOC100160601 precursor (The RefSeq protein has 1 substitution compared to this genomic sequence) → MSEYTIYAVFAVVVAVTVTAIEQPDEVGPEGVFEKSVSEMMEHEKGMTKDVAEMLVANESLGSAKAADNVDAAEAMAQTEKLNRALMAMDEVQRTAADVYDRSYDDFLDLYPAWRMYLLCNKPKKKRVLFKRYKALLTRYNAGRKALIEDLGVLVGLEKALLPSNAYADPDERIKPSADTVAVLENFALQPKDPSSRIADDNVSDFPSLAVT, encoded by the exons ATGTCAGAGTACACGATTTACGCCGTTTTTGCG GTGGTGGTGGCTGTGACTGTGACGGCAATCGAACAACCGGACGAGGTCGGTCCCGAGGGGGTGTTCGAGAAATCCGTTTCGGAAATGATGGAGCACGAGAAGGGTATGACCAAGGACGTTGCGGAGATGTTGGTGGCGAATGAGTCGCTAGGTAGTGCGAAAGCGGCGGACAATGTAGACGCTACCGAGGCGATGGCACAGACCGAGAAGCTCAACCGGGCGCTAATGGCCATGGACGAGGTGCAGAGGACCGCGGCCGACGTGTACGACCGGAGTTACGACGATTTCCTGGACCTGTATCCGGCGTGGCGCATGTACCTACTTTGCAACAAACCTAAGAAAAAGAGGGTGCTGTTTAAGCGCTACAAGGCGCTGTTGACCCGATACAATGCAGGCCGAAAGGCGCTCATCGAGGACTTGGGCGTGCTCGTTGGCCTCGAGAAGGCGCTGTTGCCGTCCAACGCGTATGCCGACCCCGACGAGCGGATTAAGCCGTCGGCCGACACGGTCGCGGTGCTCGAAAACTTTGCGTTACAACCTAAAGACCCGTCCAGCCGAATTGCCGACGACAATGTTTCCGATTTCCCGTCATTAGCGGTAACGTAA